The Nitrospirales bacterium genome includes a window with the following:
- a CDS encoding multicopper oxidase domain-containing protein, with the protein MNEASHYSTLPFGLPFGWYFWGLTIAVLLTVSPAAAKTVNVEMTAVETEVVVDGKGTKYKAWTFNGQFPGPVVRVTEGDTVHFTLKNLPTNSRPHSMDFHSAETNFLENYSEINPGETKKFTWVAKRPGIFAYHCGAFPMIQHVARGMFGAVIVDPKDPSVMPKADREYVLIQSELYNDPDDVQGMFAEKYDHVVFNGGIFKYDPVHATQGGDFLQAKPGERVRFYFVNIGPNRFSALHPIAEIWDDVWPTGTPANRMQSIQTQVVGPADGAIMDLVVETENIIPIVTHSLTDALRGAIALLEVKKDAEDLPLMPYVAPSDSAPSSK; encoded by the coding sequence CGTCGCATTACTCAACCCTGCCCTTTGGCCTACCCTTTGGATGGTATTTTTGGGGCCTAACCATCGCCGTACTCCTCACGGTTAGCCCGGCTGCCGCCAAAACGGTCAACGTCGAAATGACCGCCGTGGAAACAGAAGTGGTCGTTGACGGTAAGGGAACGAAATACAAAGCCTGGACCTTTAACGGACAATTTCCCGGCCCTGTCGTTCGAGTCACCGAGGGCGATACCGTACACTTCACACTCAAAAACTTGCCGACGAATAGCCGTCCGCATTCCATGGACTTTCACTCCGCAGAGACTAACTTTCTCGAAAATTATTCAGAAATCAATCCGGGTGAGACCAAGAAATTTACTTGGGTCGCCAAACGGCCAGGGATTTTTGCCTATCATTGCGGAGCTTTTCCGATGATTCAACACGTGGCCCGAGGCATGTTCGGAGCCGTGATCGTCGACCCCAAAGACCCTTCGGTAATGCCGAAAGCCGATAGAGAGTACGTCTTAATCCAATCCGAACTCTACAACGACCCGGATGATGTGCAGGGCATGTTCGCGGAAAAATACGATCACGTCGTCTTTAATGGCGGAATCTTCAAGTATGATCCTGTCCATGCTACGCAAGGCGGAGATTTTTTGCAGGCCAAACCCGGAGAGCGCGTACGGTTCTACTTCGTCAACATCGGGCCAAACCGATTTTCCGCCCTTCATCCCATCGCCGAAATTTGGGACGACGTTTGGCCCACCGGAACTCCGGCGAACCGCATGCAAAGCATTCAAACCCAAGTGGTGGGTCCAGCCGATGGCGCGATCATGGATTTGGTCGTTGAGACGGAAAACATCATTCCGATCGTAACGCACTCTCTCACTGACGCGCTTCGAGGAGCGATTGCTCTCCTGGAAGTCAAGAAAGATGCCGAAGATTTGCCACTCATGCCCTACGTGGCTCCTTCCGACAGCGCACCTTCTTCAAAATAG
- a CDS encoding response regulator, giving the protein MSHSPHILVVEDDDDISEYILRIIQELDANAQITVVTNRDEARQLLEDKNFYDLLSLDLTIPAFSGSSEKKIEYGNEILHYCNDVAPGLPILILTASSTDDLVSDFLESSEKTDIWGEGQKRSTVGHALKRRLDDYESKIKDIVQAIRNLHQVEVNKTSDGIAIPLQDDRLIRIFARRNNGTRCDISIISGGLSGARVYRICVYNNSGNVIHNVVAKIADHTTISTEDENYAAYISRLRPEITPRRIETTVFGAKDTAAVFYGLAVGHDTDFFGVATGDTIETNLSKNIRDLTDKWLEASTEESKTIKDVRCLLLNNECAEALIKEYDLDWATGFEDQPLQAKWCYIHGDLNGKNILVNREQSTATLIDYGDIKEGPATIDPVTLEFSLFFHPDAASISNWPSIEQARKWFDLEEYIKDCPIPQVIKFVREWTRSVEAGRRERAASAYSYLLRQLKYTDTDKGLAIALLEGTRNLYATT; this is encoded by the coding sequence ATGAGTCATTCACCCCATATACTTGTCGTAGAAGACGATGACGATATTTCTGAGTATATCTTAAGGATTATCCAAGAGTTAGATGCTAATGCTCAAATAACAGTTGTTACCAATCGTGATGAAGCGCGCCAGCTATTAGAGGATAAGAATTTTTATGATCTACTAAGCTTAGACCTTACTATTCCAGCGTTTAGTGGATCTTCAGAGAAAAAAATCGAATACGGCAACGAGATTTTGCATTACTGTAACGATGTCGCTCCCGGGTTGCCTATATTAATTTTGACGGCGTCGAGTACTGACGACCTAGTATCAGACTTTTTGGAATCTTCGGAAAAGACAGATATATGGGGAGAAGGCCAAAAAAGATCAACAGTAGGCCATGCTCTAAAAAGAAGGCTAGATGATTATGAAAGTAAAATCAAAGATATCGTCCAAGCTATTAGGAATCTTCATCAGGTAGAAGTAAATAAAACTTCCGATGGCATAGCTATTCCACTTCAAGACGATAGACTTATAAGAATTTTTGCACGGCGCAATAATGGAACACGTTGTGATATTTCAATAATTTCAGGAGGATTATCTGGGGCAAGAGTATATAGAATCTGTGTATATAACAACTCCGGTAATGTAATACATAATGTGGTCGCTAAAATTGCAGATCACACAACAATCAGTACCGAAGATGAGAATTATGCTGCTTATATTAGTCGTCTTAGACCTGAGATCACTCCCAGGCGAATTGAAACAACAGTTTTTGGTGCTAAAGATACTGCGGCCGTATTCTATGGCTTAGCTGTGGGCCACGATACTGATTTCTTTGGAGTGGCCACAGGAGACACCATAGAAACGAATTTATCAAAGAACATACGTGATTTGACGGATAAATGGCTGGAAGCTTCCACGGAAGAAAGTAAAACAATAAAAGATGTTCGATGCCTTTTATTAAACAATGAGTGTGCGGAAGCTCTTATTAAAGAATATGATTTAGATTGGGCAACAGGGTTTGAGGATCAGCCTCTTCAAGCCAAATGGTGTTATATTCATGGTGATTTGAATGGCAAGAACATTCTTGTTAATCGCGAACAAAGTACAGCTACTCTTATAGACTATGGTGATATTAAAGAAGGGCCTGCAACGATAGATCCAGTAACGCTTGAGTTTAGTCTTTTCTTTCATCCTGACGCTGCAAGCATTAGTAATTGGCCAAGTATAGAACAAGCAAGGAAATGGTTTGATCTAGAGGAATATATCAAGGATTGTCCCATCCCTCAGGTGATCAAATTTGTACGAGAATGGACCAGATCAGTTGAAGCGGGAAGACGGGAAAGAGCGGCATCTGCATATAGCTATTTACTTAGACAATTAAAATATACAGATACTGATAAAGGTTTAGCCATTGCATTACTAGAGGGTACAAGAAATCTTTATGCGACAACTTAA
- a CDS encoding ATP-binding protein, which produces MESSDAIKLLESSSPHQRLRGARHFSRTSLPDLLPKLKSFLQKERVSHVRAALELAIKRNSRSNTPEDPKSTDENQIDEDEGIVATKQEADKWAGIILHEIEPKVGLIRVSAQQEISDFENSETKRYLESLDMVLSGFSDLRRSIATPKADELDLAELIKEISQQECKEGTDVSLSGQKPFIIKGDINLLHMAISNGIRNAVEAVQENTDEKRVIVSWSKTDVEYSVSILDNGPGICDGKSSFFEVGNSSKKKHGGFGLAIVKHALENLDGRTSLATAKDGGAKLELRWRLQV; this is translated from the coding sequence ATGGAAAGTTCTGACGCCATTAAGCTTTTAGAATCATCTTCTCCTCATCAAAGGCTCCGTGGAGCTAGACATTTTTCTCGAACAAGCCTTCCTGATCTACTTCCAAAACTAAAAAGTTTCCTCCAAAAAGAGCGGGTTTCACACGTAAGGGCAGCCTTAGAGTTAGCAATTAAGAGAAACTCTAGGTCAAATACTCCAGAAGATCCAAAAAGTACAGACGAAAATCAAATAGATGAAGATGAAGGAATTGTTGCTACGAAACAAGAAGCAGATAAATGGGCGGGAATTATATTACATGAAATTGAACCTAAGGTCGGCCTAATAAGGGTTTCTGCGCAACAAGAAATTTCTGATTTTGAAAATAGTGAAACCAAGAGATATCTGGAAAGTTTAGATATGGTTTTGTCTGGTTTTTCAGATCTAAGAAGATCTATTGCAACTCCTAAAGCTGATGAGCTTGATCTAGCTGAGCTTATCAAGGAAATATCTCAACAAGAATGCAAAGAGGGAACTGACGTCTCATTGAGTGGACAAAAACCTTTTATAATTAAAGGTGACATCAACTTGCTTCATATGGCTATATCAAATGGTATTAGAAATGCTGTTGAGGCGGTACAAGAAAATACAGATGAAAAAAGGGTTATTGTTTCTTGGAGCAAAACAGACGTTGAGTACTCCGTAAGTATATTAGACAACGGACCAGGAATATGTGATGGAAAAAGTTCTTTTTTTGAAGTAGGTAACAGTTCCAAAAAAAAACATGGTGGTTTTGGGTTAGCTATTGTTAAGCATGCCTTAGAAAATCTAGATGGGCGTACCTCTCTTGCAACTGCAAAGGATGGAGGCGCTAAGTTAGAGTTAAGGTGGAGACTTCAGGTATGA
- a CDS encoding AAA family ATPase, translated as MKKLYIERVQIEEGFLDGLDITFSPGLNVIIGARGTGKSSLLELIRFCLSAKNYSEETKRRSYDHALSVLGSGQITVTLRDDEHIISVSRTAEHSKPDASARYTKPLIFSQSEVETVGLQTGGRLKIIDGFTRDKEKLKNSEDRAIAVIRSLTSDIDSLKEGIDELDTQLTQIPELQEKLKELAPKEKKVSGISTDAKKKANELEKLSKKLATLTVEADTISRFQEDLEEVEGLVEKAISSIPNYEISDDEVVQGKFESIVKKLGPIDRKLQQAFAGFEEIDSEIEELLEKSESERKKLDEKARTLRQSIEELQKGAGAIVREGQKLRERLAQLGALEAVLKKEKKALADLISKRDVQLDLLEKFRVQQFEERSKIEKSLNKTLGPQIKIEVFQSGQVGNYSAALTDALKGSGLQYKTLVPKIANNISPRELLELVDDFNVDGLSDIAGINSDRAAKIIAALNEADLGEITTVEVEDTVSFSLLDGGDYKDFIDLSTGQRCTVVLPLILEHTERIIVIDQPEDHIDNAFITSTLIKAILRRADKGQMILTTHNANIPVLGDADLVIQMESDGNRGYEAVSGSLEDVDVVEAISTVMEGGAEAFKRRAEFYRLLELM; from the coding sequence GTGAAAAAATTGTATATTGAGCGCGTGCAAATAGAAGAAGGGTTTTTGGATGGCTTAGACATAACTTTTTCTCCTGGCCTAAATGTCATAATTGGAGCGAGGGGGACGGGAAAGAGTTCTTTGCTTGAGTTAATTCGTTTCTGCCTTTCAGCTAAGAATTATTCAGAAGAAACAAAAAGACGTTCTTATGATCATGCCTTGTCTGTATTAGGAAGTGGCCAAATAACGGTCACCTTAAGAGACGATGAGCATATTATTTCTGTATCCAGAACAGCTGAACATAGCAAGCCAGATGCAAGCGCTCGTTATACAAAGCCATTAATATTTTCCCAGTCTGAAGTGGAAACAGTAGGACTGCAAACTGGTGGTCGTTTAAAAATTATTGATGGGTTTACTCGGGACAAGGAAAAATTAAAAAATTCAGAAGATCGAGCTATAGCGGTTATCCGGTCTTTAACTTCGGATATCGACAGCCTGAAAGAGGGCATTGACGAACTAGATACTCAACTAACACAAATTCCAGAACTTCAAGAAAAGCTAAAAGAGTTAGCCCCCAAAGAGAAAAAAGTTTCCGGTATATCTACAGATGCTAAGAAAAAGGCAAATGAACTCGAAAAGCTTTCTAAGAAACTAGCAACGCTCACTGTTGAGGCAGATACCATTAGTCGCTTCCAGGAGGATTTAGAGGAAGTCGAGGGGCTTGTTGAGAAAGCTATTTCAAGTATACCTAATTACGAGATTTCGGACGATGAAGTTGTGCAAGGTAAGTTTGAGAGCATAGTAAAAAAACTAGGACCTATAGATAGGAAACTTCAACAAGCTTTTGCAGGATTCGAAGAAATAGATTCAGAGATAGAAGAACTGCTTGAGAAGTCTGAAAGTGAAAGAAAAAAGTTAGACGAGAAAGCACGTACGTTGCGTCAGTCGATAGAGGAGTTGCAAAAAGGTGCAGGAGCTATTGTTCGAGAGGGTCAAAAGCTTAGAGAGCGCTTGGCACAACTAGGAGCGCTAGAAGCTGTTTTGAAAAAAGAAAAAAAGGCTCTTGCCGATCTTATTTCAAAAAGAGATGTGCAGCTAGATCTTTTGGAGAAATTTCGTGTTCAACAATTCGAAGAGCGTTCAAAAATTGAAAAAAGTCTCAATAAAACTTTAGGGCCTCAGATAAAAATCGAAGTTTTTCAATCGGGGCAAGTAGGAAATTATAGTGCAGCATTGACTGATGCGTTGAAAGGTAGTGGTCTTCAATATAAAACTCTGGTTCCTAAAATAGCCAACAACATAAGTCCCAGAGAACTTTTAGAACTTGTTGATGATTTCAACGTGGATGGCTTGTCCGACATAGCAGGAATAAATTCAGACAGAGCTGCCAAAATAATTGCTGCCTTGAATGAAGCCGACTTAGGAGAAATTACCACGGTAGAAGTTGAGGATACAGTATCCTTTTCTTTACTAGATGGGGGGGACTACAAAGATTTTATAGATTTATCAACCGGTCAACGTTGTACTGTTGTATTGCCTCTCATCTTAGAACACACTGAAAGAATAATAGTCATTGATCAGCCTGAAGACCATATTGATAACGCTTTCATAACTAGCACTCTTATAAAGGCAATTTTGCGGCGAGCAGATAAAGGCCAAATGATATTGACGACTCACAATGCCAACATCCCTGTTTTGGGCGATGCTGATTTAGTTATTCAGATGGAATCTGATGGTAATAGAGGGTATGAGGCAGTAAGTGGCTCTTTGGAAGATGTAGACGTGGTTGAAGCAATCTCTACAGTTATGGAAGGAGGTGCAGAAGCATTTAAACGTAGGGCTGAGTTTTATAGATTGCTAGAGCTTATGTGA
- a CDS encoding BrnT family toxin, whose amino-acid sequence MMNIQVNGFDWDKGNREKCQKYGLSQKEIEHFFQQTEVYVTPDPKHSDEEERFLAIGHSKKHKPMFVVFTLRDVNGERLIRPISARYMHEKEAKRYEEESAKIKER is encoded by the coding sequence ATGATGAATATCCAAGTAAACGGTTTTGATTGGGATAAGGGAAATCGGGAAAAATGCCAAAAATATGGCCTGTCCCAGAAGGAGATTGAGCATTTCTTTCAGCAAACAGAAGTCTATGTTACCCCCGATCCCAAACACTCCGATGAAGAGGAGCGTTTTCTGGCGATTGGACACTCGAAAAAGCACAAACCGATGTTTGTGGTGTTTACCCTGCGAGATGTGAATGGAGAGAGGCTAATCCGACCCATTAGTGCCCGTTATATGCATGAGAAAGAGGCGAAACGATATGAAGAAGAAAGTGCCAAAATTAAAGAGCGATAA